One genomic window of Gracilinema caldarium DSM 7334 includes the following:
- a CDS encoding M23 family metallopeptidase produces the protein MNIQRMVILQLAFFVSWFFPLCSLGAETIHVVQKGETLYSIAKQYNCTYKELLEYNNITNASKIFVGQKIKIPESSDTQMYIVKRGDTLFSIARTFSVSIDGIRKINGLTEKSIIKEGMSLKIPNGVKPVEMKQDTIQVRSMSETPIHTNTEWPVQAKSISYLTGKLYGVVILTEADNIVRSLTSGTVVSAGPYRGFGKVAIVQGANGYLYVYGGCEILNVREGDSITSGTILGRIGIDSISKQPQLYFLVYKDNKPIDPVLAPRG, from the coding sequence ATGAACATCCAAAGAATGGTTATACTTCAGTTAGCTTTTTTTGTCTCCTGGTTTTTCCCCCTTTGTTCTCTTGGGGCAGAGACTATACATGTTGTACAAAAAGGTGAAACCCTTTATTCAATTGCAAAACAATACAATTGTACATACAAGGAATTATTAGAATACAATAACATAACAAATGCTTCTAAAATCTTTGTAGGGCAAAAGATTAAAATTCCTGAGAGTTCTGATACGCAGATGTATATAGTAAAACGGGGAGATACCCTGTTTAGTATAGCCAGAACTTTTTCTGTATCAATCGATGGGATTCGAAAAATAAATGGCTTAACAGAAAAATCTATAATCAAAGAAGGTATGTCATTAAAAATACCCAATGGTGTAAAGCCTGTTGAAATGAAACAGGATACAATCCAAGTTCGATCGATGAGTGAAACTCCGATTCACACAAACACTGAATGGCCTGTGCAAGCAAAAAGTATATCCTATTTAACAGGAAAACTCTACGGAGTTGTTATTCTTACAGAAGCCGATAATATAGTGCGTAGTCTTACTTCTGGTACGGTGGTATCAGCAGGGCCCTATCGTGGTTTTGGAAAAGTGGCTATTGTACAAGGTGCGAACGGTTATCTCTATGTCTATGGAGGATGTGAAATACTGAATGTTCGAGAAGGGGATAGTATTACAAGTGGCACCATATTAGGTCGTATTGGGATCGATTCCATTTCAAAACAGCCGCAGCTCTATTTCCTAGTTTATAAGGATAATAAACCAATAGATCCAGTTTTAGCTCCCCGTGGATAA
- a CDS encoding sigma-70 family RNA polymerase sigma factor, with protein MYAEMESVKGQPMNQVRPEPAKKKSKKKALNQFSKPKKTSKTLKEADPLAMYLKQISRFPLLSGDEEQAIGEKIVHLREEIAHLDERYHENLQDPEYKKERVQLDNALMYYKNKMINSNLRLVVSIAKNYQHRGLSLLDLIDEGNIGLIEAVERFDYTRKCRFSTYGTWWIRQAIIKSLADKGRVIRIPIHMLNTIKKCYFIAKQLTQDLGRDPSDEELSEYLGVPVSKVKEIVKLSQETTSLDTTVDDDNVTRLSDLIKDETLEDPFDMVFAMTLQDTLDSVLSHLSEREVKIIQLRFGLTGEGPLTLEETGKLLGITRERVRQIQEKAIFKLRNLKQLNDFTAE; from the coding sequence ATGTATGCTGAGATGGAATCTGTAAAAGGTCAACCTATGAACCAAGTTCGCCCTGAACCAGCAAAAAAGAAATCAAAGAAAAAAGCCCTTAATCAGTTTTCCAAACCTAAAAAGACGAGTAAGACATTAAAAGAAGCGGATCCTCTGGCGATGTATCTTAAGCAGATTTCCCGATTTCCTTTACTCAGTGGAGATGAAGAGCAGGCAATTGGTGAAAAAATAGTTCACCTTCGGGAAGAAATCGCTCATCTTGATGAACGGTATCATGAAAATTTACAGGATCCAGAGTATAAAAAAGAACGGGTTCAATTAGATAATGCTCTTATGTATTATAAAAACAAGATGATTAACTCAAATCTCAGACTAGTTGTATCTATTGCAAAAAACTATCAGCATAGAGGACTTTCGCTGCTTGATCTAATTGATGAAGGAAACATCGGTCTTATTGAGGCCGTGGAACGTTTTGATTATACCCGCAAATGCCGATTCTCTACTTATGGTACCTGGTGGATTAGGCAGGCCATCATAAAAAGCCTTGCTGATAAGGGGCGAGTCATTCGTATCCCTATCCACATGCTCAATACAATTAAAAAGTGTTATTTTATTGCAAAACAACTAACCCAAGATCTTGGGCGTGACCCTAGTGATGAGGAGCTTTCAGAATATCTGGGCGTTCCGGTATCTAAGGTTAAAGAAATTGTCAAACTCTCCCAAGAGACAACCAGCCTTGATACCACGGTTGATGATGATAATGTAACCCGTCTTTCAGATCTTATAAAGGATGAGACCCTGGAAGATCCCTTTGATATGGTGTTTGCTATGACCTTACAGGATACGCTCGATAGTGTTCTATCTCATCTTTCTGAACGGGAAGTTAAAATTATCCAACTTCGTTTTGGCTTAACCGGAGAAGGACCTCTGACTTTGGAAGAAACGGGAAAGCTGTTGGGTATTACCCGTGAACGGGTCCGCCAAATTCAAGAAAAGGCTATTTTTAAATTGAGGAATCTGAAACAGCTCAATGATTTTACTGCTGAGTAG
- a CDS encoding PolC-type DNA polymerase III codes for MGTYDWVRPLLFGETQEGTEGPVFIAFDTETTGLEPKTDKIVEIGAVKFDRLGIIGRFSVLINPGIPMPAEAARVNGITDEMLRKQPPIEEVLPDFLRFIGKGILVAHNAPFDVSFINAALGYFWKKDEEREKRDTNQPSLLDPVISEPKIQVDEHKVLWKPPFPALPHKIVDTRILAKELIPGRYSYKLQDLAEYLKIKALEAHRAEDDARVCMEVFVQCTRLIPATQQ; via the coding sequence ATGGGCACCTACGATTGGGTTCGGCCGCTCCTCTTCGGGGAAACCCAGGAGGGGACCGAAGGGCCGGTATTTATCGCCTTTGATACGGAAACCACGGGCCTTGAACCAAAAACCGATAAAATTGTAGAAATCGGGGCGGTAAAATTTGACCGCCTCGGTATTATTGGCCGCTTTTCAGTACTGATAAACCCTGGAATACCCATGCCAGCAGAAGCAGCCAGAGTAAACGGTATTACCGATGAGATGCTCCGGAAACAGCCTCCCATAGAAGAAGTCTTACCTGATTTTCTGCGTTTCATAGGAAAGGGCATCCTCGTGGCCCACAATGCCCCCTTTGATGTGTCTTTTATCAATGCAGCCCTGGGATACTTTTGGAAAAAAGATGAGGAACGGGAAAAAAGGGATACGAACCAGCCCTCCCTGCTAGACCCAGTTATATCAGAACCGAAAATTCAGGTTGATGAACACAAGGTGCTGTGGAAGCCCCCCTTCCCTGCTTTGCCACACAAAATTGTGGATACACGGATTTTAGCCAAGGAACTTATTCCCGGCCGCTACTCCTACAAATTGCAGGACCTGGCCGAGTATTTAAAAATTAAGGCTCTGGAAGCCCATCGGGCAGAGGATGACGCCCGGGTATGTATGGAAGTCTTTGTACAATGCACCCGATTAATTCCTGCTACTCAGCAGTAA
- a CDS encoding phospho-sugar mutase, whose protein sequence is MEQQEIIRRAKDYIEHEQDAHFRAEVEQLLKAEDWKELEDRFYRDLEFGTGGLRGVIGGGYNRMNTLVIKRATQGLANYLKKALSEKAKAGKLSAVIAYDSRRYSPEFAEATALILAANGITTYLFSSLRPTPELSFAIRTLKCDTGVVVTASHNPPQYNGYKAYWNDGSQVIEPHDVGIIKEVNQVTSIMEISREEALTKGLLKIIDKEIDEPYAAMVKSHLFRPELIKEKAKEVKIVYTPLHGTGALHVEGVLGSLGLEVITVPEQRKPDGNFPTVSYPNPEEAAALKMALELGTKVKADVVMATDPDADRLGIAVPDKTGNFVLVTGNQLGTLLADYIFLSLQEQGKLPAKPAMINSIVTTGMQKRVANSYGAECFECLTGFKWIADVWRKTETDGRGYTVLFGTEESYGFLIEPEVRDKDGVSAAALTAEMTLYWRSKGKSLLDRLNDLYLQHGYWQEIGISKYFQGPQGPAIMAGIMAEYRKNPPKTLGGITVSRVRDVQESVWKYPGQPGKTEPVDLPKSNVLQFFLEDGTIVSARPSGTEPKIKFYATCCAEVGPEGLEAAKKVVSTKLAAIEKDLRSVIGD, encoded by the coding sequence ATGGAACAACAGGAAATTATCCGCAGAGCGAAAGATTATATAGAACATGAACAGGATGCCCACTTCAGAGCTGAGGTAGAACAGCTTCTGAAAGCAGAAGACTGGAAAGAACTGGAAGACCGTTTTTACCGGGACCTCGAATTTGGTACCGGAGGCTTGCGGGGTGTCATTGGTGGTGGTTATAACCGGATGAACACCCTGGTGATAAAACGGGCTACCCAGGGTTTAGCCAACTACCTGAAAAAGGCCCTGAGTGAAAAAGCGAAGGCAGGAAAGCTTTCAGCGGTTATTGCCTATGACAGCCGCCGATATTCACCGGAATTTGCCGAAGCCACCGCTCTTATTCTTGCAGCTAATGGAATTACAACCTATCTCTTTTCGTCCCTGCGGCCAACACCGGAACTCTCTTTCGCAATTCGCACCCTTAAATGCGACACAGGCGTGGTAGTCACCGCAAGCCACAACCCGCCCCAATACAATGGTTACAAAGCCTATTGGAATGATGGTTCCCAGGTAATCGAACCCCATGATGTGGGAATTATTAAGGAAGTAAACCAGGTAACCAGTATCATGGAAATAAGCAGGGAAGAAGCCCTTACAAAGGGTCTATTAAAAATCATTGATAAGGAAATTGATGAACCCTATGCAGCCATGGTAAAAAGCCATCTCTTCCGGCCTGAACTGATTAAAGAGAAAGCAAAGGAAGTTAAAATTGTATATACCCCCCTGCACGGAACCGGAGCCCTGCATGTAGAAGGGGTTCTGGGAAGTCTGGGCCTTGAGGTAATCACGGTTCCGGAACAGCGGAAACCAGACGGGAACTTCCCCACCGTATCCTACCCCAACCCCGAAGAAGCAGCGGCTCTTAAAATGGCTCTGGAACTGGGCACCAAGGTAAAGGCCGATGTGGTCATGGCCACCGACCCCGATGCAGACCGGCTGGGTATTGCAGTTCCCGATAAGACAGGGAATTTTGTGCTGGTAACAGGAAACCAGCTCGGGACGCTCCTTGCGGATTACATATTCCTATCTTTACAAGAACAGGGAAAACTGCCTGCAAAGCCCGCCATGATCAACTCCATTGTGACCACCGGTATGCAGAAACGGGTGGCAAACAGCTATGGAGCCGAATGTTTTGAATGCCTTACGGGCTTTAAATGGATCGCCGATGTATGGCGGAAAACCGAAACCGACGGCCGGGGCTACACGGTCCTATTTGGTACCGAAGAAAGCTACGGCTTCCTGATTGAACCGGAAGTCCGGGACAAGGACGGAGTCTCCGCAGCAGCTCTGACCGCCGAAATGACCCTGTACTGGCGCAGTAAAGGGAAGAGCCTCCTGGACCGGCTCAATGACCTATACCTCCAGCATGGCTACTGGCAGGAAATCGGTATTTCCAAATACTTCCAGGGTCCCCAGGGACCGGCCATCATGGCAGGCATCATGGCTGAATACCGGAAAAATCCCCCCAAAACCTTGGGTGGCATTACGGTAAGCCGGGTCCGGGATGTTCAGGAGTCGGTCTGGAAATATCCGGGCCAGCCGGGGAAAACCGAACCTGTGGACCTGCCTAAAAGCAATGTACTCCAGTTCTTCCTGGAAGATGGCACCATCGTCAGTGCCCGGCCCAGCGGGACCGAACCAAAGATCAAATTCTATGCAACCTGCTGTGCCGAAGTTGGACCGGAAGGCTTGGAAGCAGCCAAAAAGGTCGTCAGCACCAAACTTGCCGCCATAGAAAAGGATCTCCGCTCGGTCATTGGTGACTAA
- a CDS encoding OadG family protein has translation MTIAEMFGQSGVLTLLGMGIVFGFLIILVLFMTLVAKVIHALGWDIDAQEGQGSAAGSATAAAGSNSAVVAAITAAVNEYRKTNH, from the coding sequence ATGACAATAGCAGAGATGTTCGGGCAGAGTGGTGTATTAACCCTGCTCGGCATGGGTATAGTCTTCGGCTTTCTGATAATTCTAGTCCTATTTATGACCCTAGTAGCTAAGGTTATTCATGCACTCGGGTGGGATATAGATGCTCAGGAAGGGCAAGGTTCGGCGGCAGGTTCTGCCACTGCAGCAGCAGGCAGTAATTCTGCTGTGGTTGCGGCAATTACTGCCGCAGTGAATGAATATCGTAAAACGAATCACTAA
- the oadA gene encoding sodium-extruding oxaloacetate decarboxylase subunit alpha, producing the protein MAKVQLTDLVLRDAHQSLLATRMTTADMLPICPQLDKVGYFALEAWGGATFDSCIRFLNEDPWERLRQLKKALPNTKIMMLLRGQNLLGYRHYADDVVTKFVEAAAKNGVDVFRIFDAVNDPRNFKAATEAAKKTGKHVQLTISYATTPFHTIQSYVDLAKELAAEGADSLCIKDMAGLLKPYDAYELVKALKKAVDLPIEIHSHATTGMSVATLTKAAEAGAEILDTVISSLAMGTSHSPTETMVEIFKGTQFDTGLDTNLLLDIAAYFREVRKNYKKFESSFLGADTRILVSQVPGGMLSNLESQLKEQGASDKIDEVLKEIAVVQKDFGYPPLVTPTSQIVGTQAVFNVLFGRYNKLTGESMDLLVGKYGKCPAPKNPEVVKKALEALKMEKEITHRPADDIPNEFSKLEEETKKILGTDKVAVEDVLTYAMFPKVAPDFFKKRDQGPVKFTAEPEAPKAAAPAAAPAAGQAAKYVVNVNGSDYTVVVRPEGTMAIAPAAGAAPAAPAAAPAAPAPSAGSHVVEAPVAGTIIKYAVSEGASVSTGQTIMIIESMKMELEIKATGSGTVHFLVSTGTQVAAHQPVAELK; encoded by the coding sequence ATGGCTAAAGTACAACTTACTGACCTCGTGCTCCGGGATGCTCACCAATCCCTGTTGGCTACCCGAATGACCACTGCAGATATGCTTCCCATTTGTCCCCAGCTCGATAAGGTTGGCTATTTTGCCCTGGAAGCCTGGGGTGGGGCTACCTTTGATTCCTGTATCCGCTTTTTAAATGAAGATCCTTGGGAACGCCTGCGGCAGTTAAAGAAGGCCCTTCCTAATACCAAAATCATGATGCTCCTCCGGGGCCAGAACCTTCTGGGCTATCGGCACTATGCCGATGATGTGGTGACCAAATTTGTCGAAGCCGCCGCGAAAAATGGTGTGGATGTCTTCCGGATTTTTGATGCTGTCAATGATCCTCGGAACTTTAAAGCTGCTACTGAAGCTGCAAAAAAAACTGGCAAGCATGTACAGCTGACGATTTCCTATGCCACGACTCCGTTCCACACTATTCAATCCTATGTGGATCTAGCAAAAGAGCTGGCCGCAGAAGGAGCGGATTCGCTCTGTATTAAGGATATGGCTGGTCTTCTCAAGCCTTACGATGCGTATGAACTGGTAAAGGCACTGAAAAAAGCGGTTGATCTACCCATCGAAATTCACTCTCACGCTACAACTGGTATGTCGGTAGCTACCCTTACTAAGGCTGCCGAAGCGGGAGCTGAAATTCTGGATACGGTCATTTCTTCCCTCGCTATGGGAACCAGCCACAGTCCTACCGAAACAATGGTAGAGATCTTCAAGGGTACCCAGTTCGACACAGGTCTGGATACCAATCTTCTCCTTGATATCGCTGCTTATTTCCGGGAAGTTCGAAAGAACTATAAGAAGTTCGAGTCCAGCTTCCTCGGTGCAGACACCAGAATCCTGGTTTCTCAGGTTCCCGGTGGCATGCTCTCCAATCTGGAAAGCCAGCTTAAGGAACAGGGTGCATCTGACAAGATTGATGAGGTGCTCAAGGAAATTGCGGTGGTCCAGAAGGACTTTGGCTATCCGCCCCTCGTAACTCCCACGAGCCAGATTGTAGGAACCCAAGCGGTCTTTAATGTCCTCTTCGGCCGCTATAATAAGCTTACTGGAGAATCCATGGATCTTTTGGTTGGTAAATACGGCAAGTGTCCTGCACCAAAGAATCCCGAAGTTGTTAAGAAGGCCTTGGAAGCCCTTAAGATGGAAAAAGAAATTACCCATCGGCCTGCGGATGACATTCCCAATGAATTCTCCAAACTGGAAGAAGAAACCAAGAAGATCCTCGGTACCGATAAGGTTGCGGTGGAAGATGTGCTTACCTACGCTATGTTCCCCAAGGTAGCCCCCGACTTCTTTAAGAAACGGGACCAGGGACCGGTCAAATTCACCGCTGAACCGGAAGCCCCCAAGGCTGCCGCTCCTGCTGCAGCTCCTGCTGCTGGTCAGGCTGCTAAGTATGTAGTGAATGTAAACGGTTCTGATTATACCGTTGTGGTTCGCCCCGAAGGAACTATGGCCATTGCCCCTGCCGCTGGTGCTGCTCCTGCCGCACCTGCAGCCGCCCCTGCAGCTCCTGCCCCATCCGCCGGTAGTCATGTGGTAGAAGCTCCGGTGGCTGGTACTATTATTAAGTACGCTGTAAGCGAAGGTGCTTCCGTATCCACAGGCCAGACTATTATGATTATTGAGTCCATGAAGATGGAACTGGAAATTAAGGCAACCGGATCCGGTACTGTGCATTTCCTTGTGTCTACTGGAACTCAGGTTGCGGCACATCAGCCTGTGGCTGAACTGAAATAG
- a CDS encoding sodium ion-translocating decarboxylase subunit beta — translation MLNMNKNPKRVTMIVLAMITVAFAFSFMGTVLAQSESTTVPSQGYASWSNPDGIIKGSENIPRISIASFARNILETTGISAFINDAREMVTPAGEKTTVFGWQELLMVIVGFVIIYLGAAKGFEPLLLIPIGFGTVFVNIPFGGMGDAPHGFLNIIYEAGVGNEFFPLIIFMGIGALTDFGPLIANPKTALLGAAAQFGVFGTLFGITAFNLIPGFNFTMKEACSVAIIGGADGPTTIYIAAKLAPHLLATVAVAAYSYMALVPVIQPPIMRALTTPAERKIRMKQLRHVSKVEKMLFPLSVFILSILLIPSASPLIGCLMFGNFIREIGVVERLSKTLQNELLNIVSIFLSLGVGSQMTPEKFLNPASLSIVFMGLMAFAIATASGILVAKFMNLFLKEKINPLIGSAGVSAVPMAARVSNRVGLEEDPGNFLIMHAMGPNVAGVIGTAIAAGVMIAVYGG, via the coding sequence ATGTTGAATATGAATAAGAACCCGAAGCGGGTAACTATGATTGTGCTTGCCATGATCACCGTTGCCTTTGCCTTCTCCTTTATGGGGACCGTGCTGGCTCAATCTGAAAGTACTACGGTTCCGTCACAGGGATATGCTTCATGGAGTAATCCCGATGGAATTATTAAGGGCAGCGAAAATATTCCGAGAATTTCCATCGCTTCCTTTGCCAGGAATATTCTAGAAACCACCGGTATTTCTGCTTTTATCAATGATGCCCGGGAAATGGTGACCCCTGCGGGTGAAAAGACCACCGTCTTTGGCTGGCAGGAACTGCTAATGGTTATTGTGGGCTTTGTGATCATCTACCTGGGGGCTGCGAAGGGCTTTGAACCGCTCCTCCTTATTCCCATCGGGTTTGGGACAGTCTTTGTAAATATTCCCTTCGGTGGTATGGGGGATGCTCCCCACGGTTTCTTAAATATTATTTATGAAGCTGGTGTAGGAAACGAATTTTTCCCCCTGATCATCTTTATGGGTATCGGTGCCCTCACTGACTTTGGGCCCCTTATTGCAAACCCCAAAACCGCATTGCTTGGAGCTGCAGCACAGTTTGGTGTATTTGGTACCCTCTTCGGTATTACGGCCTTCAATCTTATTCCCGGCTTTAACTTTACCATGAAGGAAGCCTGTTCTGTAGCCATTATTGGTGGTGCCGATGGCCCTACAACGATTTATATTGCAGCCAAACTAGCCCCGCACCTTCTGGCAACCGTCGCGGTTGCCGCTTACTCCTATATGGCCCTGGTACCGGTTATCCAGCCGCCCATCATGCGGGCCCTGACCACTCCGGCGGAACGGAAAATTCGGATGAAACAGCTCCGGCATGTATCAAAGGTGGAAAAGATGCTCTTCCCCCTTTCGGTATTTATCCTTTCCATTCTGCTCATCCCGTCTGCTTCTCCGCTCATTGGCTGTCTCATGTTTGGTAACTTTATCCGCGAGATTGGGGTGGTGGAACGGCTTTCCAAGACTCTTCAAAATGAGCTTTTGAACATCGTTTCCATCTTCCTCTCCCTGGGTGTTGGTAGCCAAATGACCCCTGAGAAATTCCTGAACCCCGCATCCCTTTCTATCGTGTTTATGGGACTTATGGCCTTCGCGATTGCTACTGCTTCCGGTATCCTTGTGGCTAAGTTTATGAATCTTTTCCTTAAAGAGAAGATTAATCCCCTCATCGGTTCGGCTGGTGTATCTGCCGTTCCTATGGCTGCCCGGGTTTCCAACAGGGTTGGTCTTGAAGAAGATCCGGGGAACTTCCTTATTATGCATGCCATGGGCCCCAATGTGGCCGGTGTTATCGGTACTGCAATTGCTGCGGGTGTTATGATTGCTGTCTATGGCGGCTGA
- a CDS encoding phosphoribosyltransferase: protein MKKEFLPYDMVRNNALKLAHRIHEDGFIPDVIYVSLRGGAYLGNVISEYFKIVRSEARPVYYAAVVARSYTDIRKQERVMVDGWTYAPEHLRTGDKVLLVDDIFDSGRTINRLAEIILEKGIPRKDLKVAVHDYKYFHDKEDQLPIQPDYWCRKHELSIHDEDRWIHYMSHELVGLTREELEEHYYKQDPELRKVLDAIK, encoded by the coding sequence ATGAAGAAGGAATTTTTACCCTATGATATGGTGCGTAATAATGCACTCAAGTTAGCCCATCGCATTCATGAAGATGGTTTTATCCCCGATGTGATTTATGTTTCCCTCCGTGGTGGAGCATATCTTGGAAATGTTATCAGTGAATATTTTAAGATTGTACGCTCTGAGGCGCGGCCTGTGTATTATGCCGCAGTGGTCGCCCGTTCATATACGGATATCCGCAAACAGGAACGGGTCATGGTTGATGGCTGGACCTATGCGCCGGAGCATCTTCGTACAGGGGATAAGGTGCTTCTGGTGGATGATATTTTCGATTCCGGTAGGACTATTAACCGGCTTGCAGAAATTATTCTGGAAAAGGGAATACCGCGGAAGGATCTCAAAGTTGCTGTGCACGATTACAAGTATTTTCATGACAAGGAAGATCAGCTTCCTATCCAACCTGATTATTGGTGCAGAAAACATGAGCTCAGCATCCATGATGAGGATCGTTGGATCCACTATATGAGCCATGAACTGGTAGGGCTTACAAGGGAAGAACTGGAAGAACATTACTACAAACAAGATCCAGAACTTAGGAAAGTACTGGACGCAATTAAATAG
- a CDS encoding ribonuclease HII, giving the protein MRCGLDEAGRGPLAGPVCAAAVILNEDFPFEVLNDSKKLSEKKREEARKLIVTQALAWGIGWASAAEIDTINILQASLLAMERAYDVMISTLKKSDRAILCSEAVVDGLYAPHLPVPCKAIVKADALVPEVMAASILAKTARDRMMERYGWIYPEYGYEQHKGYPTKLHRARIVLYGPSPIQRMSFSIGPEQSLFLLS; this is encoded by the coding sequence ATGCGTTGTGGTTTGGATGAAGCTGGTCGGGGACCCCTGGCCGGCCCGGTCTGTGCAGCTGCTGTAATTCTCAATGAAGATTTTCCTTTTGAGGTCCTCAATGACAGCAAGAAACTTTCGGAAAAAAAGCGGGAAGAGGCCAGGAAGCTGATCGTTACCCAAGCATTAGCTTGGGGCATTGGTTGGGCTTCTGCGGCTGAAATTGATACAATAAATATATTACAGGCCAGTCTGCTTGCAATGGAGCGGGCCTATGATGTAATGATCAGCACACTTAAAAAATCTGATAGGGCGATTCTCTGTTCTGAAGCTGTTGTGGATGGGCTCTATGCACCACATCTGCCAGTACCCTGCAAAGCCATAGTAAAAGCCGATGCATTGGTTCCTGAAGTTATGGCTGCATCAATTCTTGCAAAAACCGCCCGAGACCGCATGATGGAACGGTATGGCTGGATTTATCCGGAGTACGGATATGAACAGCATAAGGGTTATCCCACTAAATTACACCGGGCAAGGATTGTACTGTACGGGCCGTCGCCCATACAGCGGATGAGTTTTTCTATCGGTCCTGAACAGAGTCTTTTTTTATTGTCCTGA
- a CDS encoding DUF3276 family protein, whose amino-acid sequence MGMRGELFSTKVNLQNRTYFFNVKENRMGDLYLNIVESKNKETGGFDRQSIVLFAEDLQEFLKGFDGSLKVLEKAYKEKKRAEFEKKDTANKLNAPEQGASKKRYLKKTETSDKKKDQVYSHKEIKTVKGNKKPVIRTIKKDSVQDR is encoded by the coding sequence ATGGGAATGAGAGGGGAGCTTTTCTCCACTAAAGTAAATCTGCAAAACCGAACCTATTTCTTTAATGTAAAAGAAAATCGGATGGGCGACCTATACCTTAATATAGTGGAAAGTAAAAACAAAGAAACCGGTGGATTTGATCGTCAGTCCATCGTACTCTTTGCTGAAGACTTACAGGAATTCCTTAAGGGTTTCGATGGTTCCCTTAAAGTTTTAGAAAAAGCCTATAAAGAAAAGAAACGGGCTGAATTTGAAAAAAAAGATACGGCTAATAAACTAAATGCACCTGAACAAGGCGCTTCTAAAAAACGGTATCTAAAAAAAACTGAAACCTCAGATAAAAAGAAAGACCAAGTGTATTCTCATAAAGAAATAAAAACAGTCAAAGGTAATAAAAAACCTGTAATCAGGACAATAAAAAAAGACTCTGTTCAGGACCGATAG